One window from the genome of Macaca fascicularis isolate 582-1 chromosome 7, T2T-MFA8v1.1 encodes:
- the RTRAF gene encoding RNA transcription, translation and transport factor protein isoform X1, with protein MFRRKLTALDYHNPAGFNCKDETEFRNFIVWLEDQKIRHYKIEDRGNLRNIHSSDWPKFFEKYLRDVNCPFKIQDRQEAIDWLLGLAVRLEYGDNAEKYKDLVPDNSKTADNATKNAEPLINLDVNNPDFKAGVMALANLLQIQRHDDYLVMLKAIRILVQERLTQDAVAKANQTKEGLPVALDKHILGFDTGDAVLNEAAQILRLLHIEELRELQTKINEAIVAVQAIIADPKTDHRLGKVGR; from the exons ATGTTCCGACGCAAGTTGACGGCTCTCGACTACCACAACCCCGCCGGCTTCAACTGCAAAG ATGAAACAGAATTTAGAAACTTCATTGTTTGGCTTGAAGACCAGAAAATCAGACACTACAAGATTGAAGACAGAGGTAATTTAAGAAACATTCACAGCAGTGACTGGCCCAAGTTCTTTGAAAAG TATCTCAGAGATGTTAACTGTCCTTTCAAGATTCAAGATCGACAAGAAGCTATTGACTGGCTTCTTGGTTTAGCTGTTAGACTTGAATATGGAGATAATG cTGAAAAATACAAGGATTTAGTACCTGATAATTCAAAAACTGCTGACAATGCAACTAAAAATGCAGAACCATTGATCAATTTGGATG tAAATAATCCTGATTTTAAGGCTGGTGTGATGGCTTTGGCTAACCTGCTTCAGATTCAGCGTCATGATGATTACCTGGTAATGCTTAAG GCAATTCGAATTTTGGTTCAGGAGCGCCTGACACAGGATGCAGTTGCTAAGGCAAATCAAACAAAAGAG ggcttgCCTGTTGCTTTAGACAAACATATTCTTGGTTTTGATACAGGAG ATGCAGTTCTTAATGAAGCTGCTCAAATTCTGCGATTGCTGCACATAGAAGAGCTCAGAGAGCTACAGACAAAAATCAATGAAGCCATAGTAGCTGTTCAGGCAATTATTGCTGATCCAAAGACAGACCACAGACTGGGAAAAGTTGGAAGATGA
- the RTRAF gene encoding RNA transcription, translation and transport factor protein isoform X2, translating to MFRRKLTALDYHNPAGFNCKDETEFRNFIVWLEDQKIRHYKIEDRGNLRNIHSSDWPKFFEKYLRDVNCPFKIQDRQEAIDWLLGLAVRLEYGDNVNNPDFKAGVMALANLLQIQRHDDYLVMLKAIRILVQERLTQDAVAKANQTKEGLPVALDKHILGFDTGDAVLNEAAQILRLLHIEELRELQTKINEAIVAVQAIIADPKTDHRLGKVGR from the exons ATGTTCCGACGCAAGTTGACGGCTCTCGACTACCACAACCCCGCCGGCTTCAACTGCAAAG ATGAAACAGAATTTAGAAACTTCATTGTTTGGCTTGAAGACCAGAAAATCAGACACTACAAGATTGAAGACAGAGGTAATTTAAGAAACATTCACAGCAGTGACTGGCCCAAGTTCTTTGAAAAG TATCTCAGAGATGTTAACTGTCCTTTCAAGATTCAAGATCGACAAGAAGCTATTGACTGGCTTCTTGGTTTAGCTGTTAGACTTGAATATGGAGATAATG tAAATAATCCTGATTTTAAGGCTGGTGTGATGGCTTTGGCTAACCTGCTTCAGATTCAGCGTCATGATGATTACCTGGTAATGCTTAAG GCAATTCGAATTTTGGTTCAGGAGCGCCTGACACAGGATGCAGTTGCTAAGGCAAATCAAACAAAAGAG ggcttgCCTGTTGCTTTAGACAAACATATTCTTGGTTTTGATACAGGAG ATGCAGTTCTTAATGAAGCTGCTCAAATTCTGCGATTGCTGCACATAGAAGAGCTCAGAGAGCTACAGACAAAAATCAATGAAGCCATAGTAGCTGTTCAGGCAATTATTGCTGATCCAAAGACAGACCACAGACTGGGAAAAGTTGGAAGATGA